In Allorhizobium pseudoryzae, the genomic window GGCCATGTGACGAAGGAGGGCCAGATCGCCGGCCCGCGCGTTGTCGAGCACATGGTCGATGCGGTGCTTTATTTCGAAGGCGACCGCGGCCACCACTACCGCATCCTGCGCACGGTGAAGAACCGCTTCGGACCGACCGACGAGATCGGCGTCTTCGAAATGTCCGACAAGGGCCTGCGCGAGGTCTCGAACCCCTCCGAGCTTTTCCTCGGCGAGCGCAACGCCAAGGCGCCGGGCGCCGCCGTCTTCGCCGGCATGGAGGGCACGCGCCCCGTTTTGGTGGAGGTGCAGGCGCTGGTCGCCCCCACCTCGCTCGGCACGCCGCGCCGCGCCGTGGTCGGCTGGGATTCGGCCCGGCTTTCGATGATTCTCGCGGTGCTGGAGGCCCATTGCGGCGTCAAGCTCGGCCAGCATGACGTCTATCTGAATGTCGCCGGTGGCTATCGCATCACCGAGCCGGCAGCGGATGTGGCGGTCGCCGCAGCACTTGTCTCGTCGCTCGCCAACGTGCCCCTCCCCTCCGAGCGGGTCTATTTCGGCGAAGTAAGCCTCTCCGGTGCTGTCCGCCCTGTTTCGCAGACGGCGCAGCGGCTGAAGGAGGCCGAAAAGCTCGGTTTTTCCTCTGCCATGCTGCCCGCCTCCTCGGCGGAAATTCCGAAAGGCGGCAAAAAAAGATCGAGCGAGATCGAGGGCCTGCCGGATCTGGTGGTGGAAATCGCCGGATCGGCGAGGAAACTGGGGAAAGGCCAAGAGGAGGATTGATCTTTCCCCCGCCGTTTCCCTGTTGTAAGAGGAGCGCCACGGACGGATCAGCGTTAACAGACGCTTGCCGTCCATCCACCACAGGTCCTCCCGGGTCAACCTGGGTCATCTTGGAGTTCTTTCATTCATGCCCATCACGATCTTCGACGGCATCGTCCTCGGCGTCACCCTGTTTTCGGCGGTGCTCGCCATGGTTCGCGGCTTTTCCCGCGAGGTGCTGTCGATCGCAAGCTGGGTGGGCTCGATTGCCGCGGCCTATTACCTCTATCCGCTGCTTTTGCCCTATGCCGAAAAATACACCGCCGACCACCGCATCGCGATTGCCGGTTCGGCGGGCGTGATCTTCCTCATCGCGCTGATCGTGATCACCTTCATCACGACGCGGATTGCCGATTTCATCATCGACAGCAGCATTGGCGCACTGGATCGCACGCTGGGCTTCCTGTTTGGCGCCGCGCGTGGCATCCTGCTGCTGGTCGTCGCAGTCGCCTTCTGGAACTGGCTCGTTGATATCCGCCAGCAGCCGGCCTGGATCACCCAGTCGAAGTCCAAGCCGTTCCTCGATACGCTTGTCGGGCGCCTGGAAGCCGTGCTTCCGACCGATATCGAACCGCAGATCCGGGCGCGCATCCTTGGCAAGCCAGATGCCGCGTCCACGCCTGGTACAGAACAGGCACCGTCCGATGACGCACCGGCGCCAGGTGTGACAAATAATTGACGCTTTGTTGCAATTCTAAGGGAAGCCAAGCAACGGCGTTCGTGCTATAGAGCGCCCGAGAACGGGCCGGATCGGGGATTTCCCTCCGGCCTCTTTACGTTTTCTGACATTGCCCCTGAGGCCCAAGGACCCGCGATGATGTATGAGCTGGTTTCGCAACACCTTTCCGACGATCTGGATGGCGACACGCTGCACGAAGAGTGTGGGGTGTTTGGCATTCTCGGCCACCCCGATGCGGCCACGCTGACGGCGCTTGGTCTGCACGCGCTCCAGCATCGCGGCCAGGAAGCGGCCGGCATCGTATCCTTCGACGGCAAGCAGTTCCACACCGAAAAGCACATGGGCCTGGTGGGCGACCACTACACCAATCCCGCGACGCTGGCGAAGCTGCCGGGCGCCATGGCGATCGGCCATACCCGCTATTCCACCACCGGCGAAGTGGCGCTGCGCAACGTGCAGCCGCTGTTTGCCGAACTGGAAGTCGGCGGCATCGCCGTGGCCCATAACGGCAACTTCACCAATGGCCTCACGCTGCGCCGCCAGCTGATTGCCGGGGGCGCCATCTGTCAGTCCACCTCCGATACGGAAGTGGTGCTGCACCTGATCGCCCGTTCGCGCTACACCAATACCAGCGACCGTTTCATTGATGCCATCCGCCAGATGGAAGGCGGTTATTCGATGCTCGGCATCACCCGCACCAAGCTGATCGCCGCGCGCGATCCCACCGGCATCCGTCCGCTGGTCATGGGTGAACTCGACGGCAAGCCGATCTTCTGCTCGGAAACCTGTGCGCTCGACATTATTGGCGCAAAGTATATCCGTGACGTCGAAAACGGCGAAGTGATCATCTGCGAAATCCAGCCGGACGGCTCGATCTCGATCGAGGAGCGCAAGGCGCCGAACGTGCAGCCGGAGCGCCTCTGCCTGTTCGAATATGTCTATTTCGCCCGCCCAGATTCGGTCGTCGGCGGCCGCTCGGTCTATGTGGCGCGCAAGAACATGGGCATCAACCTGGCAAAGGAATCGCCGGTCGAGGGCGATGTCGTGGTGCCGGTGCCGGATGGCGGCACGCCGGCGGCGCTGGGCTATGCGCAGGAAAGCGGCATTCCCTTCGAATACGGCATCATCCGCAACCATTATGTCGGCCGCACCTTCATCGAGCCGACGCAGCAGATCCGCGCCTTCGGCGTGAAGCTGAAGCATTCGGCCAACCGGGCGATGATCGAGGGCAAGCGCGTCATCCTGGTGGATGATTCGATCGTGCGCGGCACGACCTCGCTGAAGATCGTCCAGATGATCCGCGATGCGGGCGCCAAGGAAGTGCACCTGCGCGTCGCCTCGCCGATGATCTTCTTCCCCGACTTCTACGGCATCGACACGCCGGACGCGGAAAAGCTGCTCGCCAACCAGTATGACGGCGTGGAAGCCATGTGCCGCTATATCGGCGCGGATTCGCTGGCCTTCCTGACGATCAACGGGCTTTACCGCGCCGTCGGCGGCGAAGATCGC contains:
- the radA gene encoding DNA repair protein RadA, which encodes MAKTKTQFVCQNCGTVHTRWAGKCDGCGEWNTIVEDDPMGGIGGGPGKTPKKGRAVALTTLSGETEEAPRVQTGISELDRVTGGGFVRGSAVLVGGDPGIGKSTLLMQAAAALSRGGHRIIYVSGEEAVAQVRLRAQRLGAANTDVLLAAETNVEDILATLAEGKRPDLVIIDSIQTLWSDTADSAPGTVTQVRTGVQAMIRFAKQTGAAMVLVGHVTKEGQIAGPRVVEHMVDAVLYFEGDRGHHYRILRTVKNRFGPTDEIGVFEMSDKGLREVSNPSELFLGERNAKAPGAAVFAGMEGTRPVLVEVQALVAPTSLGTPRRAVVGWDSARLSMILAVLEAHCGVKLGQHDVYLNVAGGYRITEPAADVAVAAALVSSLANVPLPSERVYFGEVSLSGAVRPVSQTAQRLKEAEKLGFSSAMLPASSAEIPKGGKKRSSEIEGLPDLVVEIAGSARKLGKGQEED
- a CDS encoding CvpA family protein, producing the protein MPITIFDGIVLGVTLFSAVLAMVRGFSREVLSIASWVGSIAAAYYLYPLLLPYAEKYTADHRIAIAGSAGVIFLIALIVITFITTRIADFIIDSSIGALDRTLGFLFGAARGILLLVVAVAFWNWLVDIRQQPAWITQSKSKPFLDTLVGRLEAVLPTDIEPQIRARILGKPDAASTPGTEQAPSDDAPAPGVTNN
- the purF gene encoding amidophosphoribosyltransferase; translated protein: MYELVSQHLSDDLDGDTLHEECGVFGILGHPDAATLTALGLHALQHRGQEAAGIVSFDGKQFHTEKHMGLVGDHYTNPATLAKLPGAMAIGHTRYSTTGEVALRNVQPLFAELEVGGIAVAHNGNFTNGLTLRRQLIAGGAICQSTSDTEVVLHLIARSRYTNTSDRFIDAIRQMEGGYSMLGITRTKLIAARDPTGIRPLVMGELDGKPIFCSETCALDIIGAKYIRDVENGEVIICEIQPDGSISIEERKAPNVQPERLCLFEYVYFARPDSVVGGRSVYVARKNMGINLAKESPVEGDVVVPVPDGGTPAALGYAQESGIPFEYGIIRNHYVGRTFIEPTQQIRAFGVKLKHSANRAMIEGKRVILVDDSIVRGTTSLKIVQMIRDAGAKEVHLRVASPMIFFPDFYGIDTPDAEKLLANQYDGVEAMCRYIGADSLAFLTINGLYRAVGGEDRNPARPQFTDHYFTGDYPTRLLDKDGEAMGRKISVMASNG